From Flavobacterium arcticum, the proteins below share one genomic window:
- a CDS encoding DUF7619 domain-containing protein, with translation MKQKLLFTLLFVAVMANAQIVNIPDVNFKNKLVNAAVATPNAYTAQDANGDYMVVDINSDGEIQESEAQAVYRLRLNNSNITDLTGIQYFTNLTHLKADNNNNLTLLDISNMTNLLDVNVQYCGLTSLDVTGCSNLEKLECGVNQLTSLDLSGASSLEFLTCSNNQLTSIDFSPVNLTYFYASDNPLIIVDLSAQSNLQGFSLYNCTDLTTVYIKNGSVQYFNSEEFGQCDSLDFVCVDDAEYDAAYGSILAAAGWDDDMNIEDIVITTTCPITGEEGNAITGTVRFDLDSNGCDTSDITQSFVKVTSIHDNNVNTIFTNSNGYYSFAAETGDYNVALDLNEMPYFTSTAAPVINFAALDGTSIVQDLCITPDGIHPDLEVVAATNWSMAPGFDTMFFLIYKNKGNQMLDGTISFSFDDAVLEHVSAIPAYDNLTSGLLSWDFADLEPFETRQIIVTLHLNSPTDTPPVNIDEEFDFTVLGTISQTDDTPEDNEVTFSQITTGSFDPNNIVCLQGASLSPDEIGEYLHYTINFENIGTGAAQFVVVTDEIDATKYDVNSLQVLNSSHAVNASLENNTITFRFDDIDLAPDAQGNVTFKIKSLNTIAVGESVMNDASIVFDFNEAIETNDAITTFEATAAAQNFTNATVSLYPNPATDVVTITANSAIKAIAVYDIQGRLLSNVEMNSSTTSFSLSANPSGVYFAKITTANGTTTEKIIKK, from the coding sequence ATGAAACAGAAATTACTCTTTACTTTATTATTCGTAGCCGTGATGGCAAATGCTCAAATTGTAAACATTCCAGATGTTAATTTTAAGAACAAGTTAGTAAATGCTGCTGTAGCTACTCCTAATGCTTATACTGCACAAGATGCAAATGGCGATTATATGGTTGTTGATATTAACAGCGACGGAGAAATACAAGAAAGCGAAGCACAAGCAGTATATAGACTTCGTTTAAATAATTCTAATATTACAGATTTAACAGGTATTCAGTATTTTACCAATTTAACACACTTGAAAGCAGACAACAATAATAATCTGACACTTTTAGATATTTCTAACATGACAAACTTATTGGATGTAAATGTTCAATACTGTGGGCTTACGTCCTTGGATGTTACGGGATGTTCAAATTTAGAGAAACTTGAATGTGGAGTAAACCAACTAACGAGTTTAGACCTTTCAGGTGCTTCTAGTTTAGAATTTTTAACTTGCTCTAATAATCAATTAACCAGTATAGATTTCTCTCCTGTAAACCTAACGTATTTTTATGCTAGTGATAATCCTTTGATTATTGTAGATCTTTCTGCACAATCTAATTTGCAAGGTTTTAGCTTATATAATTGTACTGATCTTACCACTGTTTATATTAAGAACGGTAGTGTTCAATATTTTAATAGTGAAGAGTTTGGTCAATGTGATAGTCTTGACTTTGTATGTGTTGATGATGCAGAATATGATGCAGCATACGGTAGTATATTAGCAGCAGCAGGATGGGATGATGATATGAATATCGAAGATATAGTTATTACCACTACTTGCCCTATAACAGGAGAAGAAGGTAATGCTATTACTGGTACTGTTCGTTTTGATCTTGATTCTAATGGGTGTGATACTTCGGATATAACACAGAGTTTTGTAAAGGTTACATCTATACATGATAATAATGTGAATACAATATTTACAAATTCTAATGGCTATTACAGTTTTGCTGCAGAAACAGGAGATTATAATGTTGCTCTTGATTTAAATGAAATGCCTTATTTTACTTCTACAGCAGCTCCAGTCATTAATTTTGCAGCTCTAGATGGTACCAGTATAGTACAAGATCTTTGCATTACGCCAGATGGTATACATCCAGACCTTGAAGTTGTAGCAGCTACAAATTGGAGTATGGCTCCTGGTTTTGATACAATGTTTTTTTTAATATATAAAAACAAAGGAAACCAAATGCTTGATGGTACTATTTCGTTTAGCTTTGACGATGCAGTGCTAGAGCATGTGTCTGCTATACCAGCTTATGACAATCTTACATCAGGTTTGTTGTCTTGGGATTTTGCAGATTTAGAGCCTTTTGAAACACGCCAAATTATAGTAACGCTACATTTAAATAGCCCTACAGATACACCACCTGTAAATATAGATGAGGAATTTGATTTTACTGTTTTAGGTACAATATCGCAAACGGATGACACACCAGAAGATAATGAAGTTACTTTTTCTCAAATAACTACAGGTTCTTTTGACCCTAATAATATAGTATGCCTTCAAGGGGCTTCACTTTCTCCAGATGAAATAGGTGAGTACTTGCATTATACAATTAACTTTGAAAATATAGGTACAGGAGCAGCACAGTTTGTAGTAGTTACCGATGAAATAGATGCTACAAAGTATGATGTAAATTCATTACAAGTATTAAATAGTTCTCATGCAGTTAATGCTAGCCTAGAGAATAACACAATTACATTTAGATTTGACGATATTGACTTAGCGCCAGATGCTCAGGGTAATGTTACATTTAAAATTAAATCACTTAATACAATAGCAGTAGGCGAATCTGTAATGAACGACGCTAGTATTGTATTTGATTTTAACGAAGCTATAGAAACAAATGATGCGATTACAACTTTTGAAGCTACAGCCGCAGCACAAAATTTTACAAATGCTACTGTAAGTTTATACCCTAACCCAGCAACAGATGTAGTTACAATAACTGCTAATAGTGCTATTAAAGCTATAGCTGTATATGACATACAAGGTAGGCTTTTAAGTAATGTTGAAATGAATAGTAGTACTACCAGTTTTAGTCTATCGGCTAATCCTTCAGGTGTTTATTTTGCAAAAATAACTACAGCCAACGGTACAACTACTGAGAAGATTATTAAAAAATAA
- a CDS encoding DUF7619 domain-containing protein — translation MKRKSLIIILLIASGIAQAQIIDIPDPNFKNALLTSGVVKDGDNNNIILDSNNDNEIQESEALQAAWLDISNLNITSLDGIEYFVNLEFINCTACPITELDLSAAPNLTSFIVNDCTALTYINIKNSTILSSPELVEVNNATALGFVCVDEGEAAVLVPYFPMLYISTYCSFTPGGDYNTITGTLTFDLDDNGCDTTDPVNSFVKLNITNGTESETVFTNTLGNYNFYTEAGEFTITPMFENNYFLASPGYALVNFPIVDNSVATENFCISASSIYNDIEVVMVPIGQAQPGINANYKIVYKNKGNTVLSGGVSCGWDDELLGYVNISPMADIIGTGTYTWYFSNLQPFESREILMTLNVNSTTDTPSVNIGDVLPFTADVTITGVDEIPSDNNFLFDQVVVGAYPSNSIICIEGDTESTENIGEYLHYVVNFENTGNTEANAVVIRHELDETKFDIASLQLLNSSHEVMARVEGSSIEFIFENANLSVADHGNILFKIKSRSNLMANDMVTNSANIYFDYNTPVQTNNANTVFATLSTGDFELDNSVSLYPNPSKDIITITANTAIMSVQLYDVQGRLVQVNTGNEAKEQLDISAQPSGLYFVKITTEDGVKVTKLVKE, via the coding sequence ATGAAAAGAAAATCACTAATTATAATATTACTTATAGCTTCGGGTATTGCTCAAGCACAGATTATAGATATACCAGATCCGAATTTTAAAAATGCACTTTTAACTTCGGGTGTGGTTAAAGATGGCGATAACAATAATATAATTTTAGATAGTAACAACGATAATGAAATTCAGGAAAGTGAAGCCTTGCAAGCTGCATGGTTAGATATTTCTAACCTTAATATAACATCGTTAGACGGTATTGAATATTTTGTAAATCTTGAATTTATAAATTGTACTGCTTGCCCCATAACTGAACTAGATTTAAGTGCAGCACCTAACCTTACTAGTTTTATAGTAAACGACTGTACCGCTCTAACTTATATTAATATAAAAAATAGTACAATATTATCTTCTCCAGAACTTGTAGAAGTGAATAATGCTACAGCATTAGGTTTTGTTTGTGTAGATGAAGGAGAAGCAGCTGTTTTAGTACCTTATTTCCCAATGTTATATATAAGTACTTACTGCTCTTTTACGCCAGGTGGAGATTATAATACTATTACAGGTACTTTAACTTTTGATTTAGATGATAATGGTTGCGACACAACAGACCCAGTAAACTCTTTTGTGAAATTAAATATTACTAATGGTACAGAAAGTGAAACTGTTTTTACTAATACTTTGGGGAATTATAATTTTTATACAGAAGCAGGCGAATTTACGATAACCCCCATGTTTGAAAACAACTACTTTTTAGCTTCTCCTGGGTATGCATTGGTTAACTTTCCTATTGTAGATAACTCTGTAGCAACAGAAAATTTTTGTATTTCAGCTAGTAGTATATATAATGATATTGAAGTAGTAATGGTTCCTATAGGACAAGCACAGCCTGGGATTAATGCAAATTATAAAATAGTTTATAAAAATAAAGGTAATACAGTACTTTCGGGTGGTGTGAGTTGCGGTTGGGATGATGAGCTACTAGGGTATGTTAATATATCTCCAATGGCAGATATAATAGGAACAGGAACTTACACTTGGTATTTTAGTAACTTACAGCCCTTTGAAAGTAGAGAGATACTAATGACGCTGAATGTAAATAGCACTACCGACACTCCTTCGGTAAATATTGGTGATGTATTACCTTTTACTGCTGATGTTACAATTACAGGAGTTGATGAAATACCTTCGGATAATAACTTTTTGTTTGATCAGGTTGTAGTGGGAGCTTACCCATCAAATAGTATTATTTGTATAGAAGGAGATACAGAATCTACTGAAAATATTGGCGAATATTTACATTATGTTGTGAATTTTGAAAATACAGGTAACACCGAAGCTAATGCTGTTGTGATAAGACATGAGCTAGATGAAACAAAATTTGATATTGCCAGTTTGCAATTACTAAATAGTTCACACGAAGTAATGGCAAGGGTTGAGGGGAGTAGTATAGAGTTTATTTTTGAAAACGCTAACCTCTCGGTAGCCGATCATGGTAATATACTATTTAAAATAAAAAGCAGGTCTAACCTTATGGCTAATGATATGGTTACTAACAGTGCTAATATTTATTTTGATTATAATACTCCAGTGCAAACTAATAATGCTAACACTGTTTTTGCTACATTAAGCACTGGTGATTTCGAATTGGATAATTCAGTCTCATTATATCCTAACCCATCAAAAGATATAATCACTATAACAGCCAATACCGCTATCATGTCAGTGCAACTATATGATGTGCAAGGTAGATTGGTACAAGTAAATACAGGTAATGAGGCTAAAGAACAATTAGATATATCAGCACAACCATCGGGCTTGTATTTTGTGAAAATTACTACCGAGGATGGAGTTAAAGTAACGAAGTTGGTAAAAGAGTAA
- a CDS encoding LytR/AlgR family response regulator transcription factor: MITALLIDDDSNLRNGMKGLLSMYAPDIHILGEADSVKAGITAIEYHQPDVIFLDIQLGDGTGFDILEQLTQKRGSINAHVVFITAHEQYAVKAFRFSALDYLLKPVDPEDLNAVVEKIKKVLNDNESFAHIDLLLENIRKKVDKFKRIALSTSEGIHLFEVSDIIRLESHDNYTKFYIKDNKPVLISKTLKEYEDLLSEQGFERIHQSHLINLAYLKSYIKKDGGYAVMADNSHLPISQRKKERLQELLRTL; the protein is encoded by the coding sequence ATGATAACAGCACTTTTAATAGACGATGATAGTAACCTGAGAAACGGCATGAAAGGGCTGCTAAGTATGTATGCACCAGATATACATATATTAGGAGAAGCCGATAGCGTAAAAGCAGGTATAACTGCTATTGAATACCATCAGCCAGATGTTATATTTTTAGATATACAGCTTGGCGACGGGACTGGTTTTGATATACTAGAGCAGCTTACGCAAAAACGTGGTAGCATTAATGCTCATGTAGTTTTTATAACCGCTCATGAGCAGTATGCTGTAAAGGCATTTCGCTTTAGCGCACTCGATTATCTTTTAAAACCTGTTGATCCAGAAGATTTAAATGCTGTAGTTGAGAAGATAAAAAAGGTATTGAATGATAATGAGAGTTTTGCCCATATTGACCTTTTATTAGAAAACATCAGGAAAAAAGTAGATAAGTTTAAGCGTATTGCACTTTCTACCTCCGAAGGGATACACCTTTTTGAGGTGAGCGATATTATTCGTTTAGAATCACATGATAATTATACGAAGTTTTATATAAAAGACAACAAGCCAGTGCTTATATCTAAGACACTTAAAGAGTATGAGGATTTGCTCTCTGAACAGGGCTTTGAGCGTATTCATCAATCACATCTTATTAATTTAGCTTATTTAAAATCATATATCAAAAAAGACGGAGGATATGCTGTGATGGCAGACAATAGTCACCTGCCTATATCACAGCGTAAAAAAGAACGTTTACAAGAGCTACTACGAACATTATAG
- a CDS encoding tetratricopeptide repeat-containing sensor histidine kinase, giving the protein MKLLKFLLLFIFIVVATPVFSQQKVLDSLFVAMKNATTDKEKVTLLNEIASEYIENNPEKMMEYAQKALTLAQKKELRVQEADSWLNIGNANIMMSRYTDALMSFSNSQDILEKLLTENDTINNAEIKSALARAYGSIGIVCSEQNNYAGALEYYFKALKIYQDTKQEDIVSRLYNNIGIVYKTSKEYDKALDYFRKALEVQRKIGDNTSAITITNIGNIYLAQDKNDRALQSYNEALSIFKEHENKRGLGELYNNLGNYYSKVGNTIDAETNYKNALEIFDSVGEKYGASASLAFLGNLYAEQGRSSEALDCLKRSSSMAEEIGVLEQVEDSEKSISQLYEKKGNYKDALLHYKKYTIAKDSINNAENIKNMVREEMNYEMERKAALQKTETEKREAIYKEQDKRHKQQMLFMGVLVLLLFGLAFVVYNRLQLKKTLTLQRDLAEYEQKALHLQMNPHFVFNCLGSISSFIVQNGTDSAIKYLSKFSKLMRLTLEYSKESLIPIDKEIEGLQNYLELEQLRFNQMFDFSITKDPNIEDDMAMPPLLLQPFVENAILHGIVPKKEKGRITVDFALANDKLVCTIIDDGIGFSKSKELKENSVTVHKSMALEITKKRLEVIQAFTSRTSQVDIKELLNENGEPSGTKIILNLPIQYASN; this is encoded by the coding sequence ATGAAATTATTAAAATTCCTACTGCTCTTTATTTTCATAGTCGTTGCCACGCCTGTTTTTTCGCAACAGAAGGTACTGGATAGTCTATTTGTAGCTATGAAGAATGCAACGACAGATAAGGAGAAGGTAACTTTACTTAATGAGATTGCCTCTGAATATATAGAGAACAATCCTGAAAAAATGATGGAATATGCCCAAAAGGCATTAACATTGGCGCAAAAAAAAGAGCTTAGAGTACAAGAGGCAGACTCTTGGCTTAATATAGGTAATGCTAATATTATGATGAGCCGTTACACCGATGCGCTCATGAGCTTTAGTAATTCGCAAGATATACTCGAAAAACTATTAACCGAAAATGATACTATTAATAATGCCGAAATAAAAAGTGCCTTGGCTCGGGCTTACGGTAGTATTGGTATTGTTTGTTCTGAACAGAATAATTATGCGGGAGCACTCGAGTATTATTTTAAAGCATTAAAGATATATCAGGATACAAAACAAGAAGATATTGTATCGCGTCTTTATAACAACATAGGCATTGTATATAAAACCAGTAAAGAATATGATAAAGCACTAGATTATTTTAGAAAAGCATTAGAAGTACAGCGAAAAATAGGCGATAATACATCGGCTATAACAATAACCAATATAGGTAATATATACTTGGCTCAAGATAAAAATGACAGAGCATTACAATCGTATAACGAAGCATTGTCTATTTTTAAAGAACACGAAAACAAAAGAGGGCTGGGTGAGTTGTATAACAACTTAGGTAATTATTACAGTAAAGTGGGTAATACTATAGATGCTGAAACCAATTATAAAAATGCGCTAGAAATATTTGATAGTGTTGGCGAAAAATATGGAGCTTCGGCATCGTTGGCATTTTTAGGTAATTTATACGCAGAGCAGGGCAGAAGCAGTGAAGCGTTAGATTGTTTAAAACGCTCATCTAGTATGGCAGAGGAAATAGGTGTATTAGAGCAGGTAGAAGATTCAGAGAAGAGTATTAGTCAGCTTTATGAAAAAAAGGGGAATTATAAAGATGCATTACTACATTATAAGAAATATACTATTGCAAAAGATAGTATTAATAATGCCGAGAATATAAAAAATATGGTGCGCGAGGAGATGAATTATGAAATGGAGCGCAAAGCAGCACTACAAAAAACTGAAACCGAAAAACGTGAAGCTATATATAAAGAGCAAGACAAAAGACATAAACAACAAATGCTTTTTATGGGAGTTTTAGTGCTATTGCTATTTGGGCTTGCCTTTGTAGTATATAATAGGCTTCAGCTTAAAAAGACACTTACTTTGCAACGTGATCTTGCAGAGTATGAACAGAAAGCATTGCACCTGCAAATGAATCCTCATTTTGTGTTTAATTGTTTGGGTTCTATTTCTAGTTTTATAGTACAAAATGGTACAGATTCGGCTATAAAATATTTGTCAAAATTTAGTAAACTAATGCGCCTTACACTTGAGTATTCTAAAGAGTCATTAATACCCATTGATAAAGAGATAGAGGGGTTGCAAAATTACTTAGAGTTAGAGCAACTTCGTTTTAATCAAATGTTTGATTTTTCTATTACTAAAGATCCAAATATAGAAGACGATATGGCAATGCCACCATTATTATTGCAACCTTTTGTAGAAAATGCCATCTTACATGGTATAGTGCCTAAAAAAGAAAAAGGACGCATTACTGTAGATTTTGCTTTAGCAAATGATAAATTAGTATGCACTATAATTGATGATGGTATTGGTTTTTCGAAATCAAAAGAACTGAAAGAAAACTCGGTAACAGTACATAAATCAATGGCATTAGAGATTACTAAAAAACGTCTTGAAGTTATACAGGCATTTACCTCTAGAACCTCGCAAGTAGATATAAAAGAACTACTTAATGAAAATGGAGAGCCTTCGGGGACTAAAATTATTTTAAATTTACCTATACAATACGCATCTAACTGA
- the eno gene encoding phosphopyruvate hydratase codes for MSIIIQVHARQILDSRGNPTIEVDVITENGVLGRAAVPSGASTGEHEAVELRDGGKAYMGKGVSKAIENVNTTIASEIIGTSVFEQNAIDKMMIELDGTPNKSKLGANAILGVSLAVAKAAANELGMPLYRYVGGVSANTLPVPMMNIINGGSHSDAPIAFQEFMIMPVKAQNFTHAMQIGTEVFHNLKKVLHDRNLSTAVGDEGGFAPNLAGGTEDALDTIKKAVENAGYKFGEEVKIALDCASAEFYVDGKYDYTKFEGDKGVVRTSKEQAEYLAELTTKYPIVSIEDGMDENDWDGWKYLTELVGDKIQLVGDDLFVTNVDRLSKGIANDTANSILIKVNQIGTLTETIAAVNMAHNAGYTSVMSHRSGETEDNTIADLAVALNCGQIKTGSASRSDRMAKYNQLLRIEEELGDVAYFPGENAFKVK; via the coding sequence ATGAGTATCATTATTCAAGTACATGCAAGACAAATATTAGATTCGCGCGGAAACCCTACAATTGAAGTAGATGTTATTACAGAAAATGGAGTGCTTGGAAGAGCTGCTGTGCCTTCTGGAGCTTCTACGGGAGAACATGAAGCTGTAGAGCTTCGTGATGGTGGTAAAGCCTATATGGGCAAAGGCGTATCTAAAGCTATAGAAAATGTGAATACTACTATTGCTAGCGAGATTATTGGTACATCAGTATTCGAGCAAAATGCTATAGATAAAATGATGATTGAACTTGATGGGACTCCTAATAAATCGAAACTTGGCGCTAATGCTATTTTAGGTGTATCGCTTGCTGTAGCAAAAGCTGCTGCTAATGAGCTTGGAATGCCATTATATAGATATGTAGGTGGAGTTTCGGCTAACACGTTGCCTGTACCAATGATGAATATCATCAACGGTGGTTCGCATTCAGATGCTCCTATTGCTTTCCAAGAATTTATGATTATGCCTGTAAAAGCGCAAAACTTTACGCACGCTATGCAAATAGGTACAGAGGTTTTTCATAACCTTAAAAAAGTATTGCATGACCGTAACCTTAGTACTGCAGTAGGCGATGAAGGTGGTTTTGCACCAAACCTTGCAGGTGGCACAGAAGATGCTCTTGATACTATCAAGAAAGCTGTTGAAAATGCAGGATATAAATTTGGTGAAGAAGTAAAAATTGCTCTTGACTGTGCTTCGGCAGAGTTTTATGTAGATGGTAAATATGACTATACTAAATTTGAAGGCGATAAAGGTGTGGTAAGAACATCTAAAGAGCAGGCAGAATATCTTGCAGAGCTTACTACTAAATATCCTATAGTTTCTATTGAGGATGGTATGGATGAGAATGACTGGGATGGTTGGAAATACCTAACAGAACTTGTAGGTGATAAAATACAGCTAGTAGGTGATGATTTATTTGTTACTAACGTAGATCGTTTAAGTAAAGGTATTGCTAATGATACTGCTAACTCTATATTGATTAAGGTAAACCAAATAGGTACACTTACCGAGACTATTGCAGCAGTAAACATGGCGCATAATGCGGGTTATACATCTGTGATGTCTCACCGTTCGGGAGAGACAGAAGATAATACAATTGCTGATCTTGCTGTGGCACTAAACTGCGGGCAAATAAAAACAGGTTCGGCTTCACGTAGCGACCGTATGGCAAAATACAATCAGTTATTAAGAATTGAAGAAGAACTTGGTGATGTAGCTTACTTTCCAGGTGAAAATGCTTTTAAAGTGAAGTAA